The proteins below are encoded in one region of Phaseolus vulgaris cultivar G19833 chromosome 1, P. vulgaris v2.0, whole genome shotgun sequence:
- the LOC137814944 gene encoding U-box domain-containing protein 21-like, whose amino-acid sequence MVLSWTRRNVFRRAKKEKGQIQGDGCGGELEVEVVIPNHFRCPVSLELMTDPVTLSTGITYDRVSIEKWIEGGNKTCPVTNQVLTTFDTIPNHVIRRMIQDWCVENSSYGFQRIPTPRIPLSSYDVSQTCTRILSASQRGDDKKCQELVGKIKVWGRDERNKRFIIGNHSGTDAGNSPDAVLAYAFDCFSRGDSFDKHVVVLEEILEVLTWMIPLGEEGVSKLSSKASLNCMVWFLEGKDLASRQSAALLLRQVCVQELAKVGKIVEALVTMIREPIGSASTKACLTTIFNLVSSAENRGEIAQKFVELDLVSLLLEAIVDGEKGVCEKALGVLDCICDIQKGKEVVKNNALTLPLVVKKLLRVSPLASSFAVSILKKNSDKKEEEALIEAVQLGAFQKLLVLLQVGCDERTKENATELLKLLNGYRNKAKCTDSSSDFKYLKKSF is encoded by the coding sequence ATGGTGTTGTCTTGGACTAGAAGAAACGTTTTCCGTCGTGCCAAGAAGGAGAAGGGACAGATTCAAGGTGATGGTTGTGGTGGTGAGTTGGAGGTGGAGGTTGTCATCCCCAACCACTTTCGGTGTCCGGTGAGTTTGGAGTTGATGACGGACCCGGTCACTTTATCGACCGGCATCACCTACGACAGGGTCAGCATTGAGAAGTGGATTGAGGGAGGGAACAAGACCTGCCCCGTCACCAACCAGGTGCTCACAACCTTTGACACCATCCCCAACCATGTCATTCGTAGGATGATTCAGGATTGGTGTGTTGAAAACAGCTCTTATGGGTTTCAGAGGATCCCCACTCCTCGGATTCCTCTCTCCAGCTACGACGTTTCTCAGACATGTACGAGGATCTTGTCGGCTTCTCAGCGTGGGGATGATAAAAAGTGCCAGGAGTTGGTTGGGAAGATTAAGGTTTGGGGGAGAGATGAGAGGAACAAGAGGTTCATAATTGGGAATCATTCTGGAACTGATGCTGGCAATAGTCCCGATGCAGTTCTTGCATATGCCTTTGATTGTTTCTCAAGGGGTGACTCTTTTGACAAGCATGTGGTTGTTTTGGAGGAGATTTTGGAGGTGCTCACATGGATGATCCCACTTGGGGAAGAGGGTGTGTCTAAATTGAGTTCAAAGGCTTCATTGAATTGCATGGTCTGGTTTCTAGAGGGGAAAGACCTTGCATCAAGGCAAAGTGCTGCTTTGTTGCTCAGGCAAGTGTGTGTTCAAGAATTGGCCAAAGTTGGAAAAATTGTTGAAGCTTTGGTTACTATGATCAGGGAGCCTATTGGGAGTGCTTCCACCAAGGCTTGTTTGACAACAATTTTTAACTTGGTGTCATCTGCTGAGAACAGAGGGGAAATTGCTCAAAAATTTGTGGAATTGGATTTGGTTTCACTTTTGCTAGAGGCTATTGTTGATGGAGAGAAAGGGGTGTGTGAGAAGGCACTTGGGGTGTTGGATTGCATTTGTGATATCCAGAAGGGTAAGGAGGTTGTTAAAAACAATGCTCTTACTTTGCCTCTTGTCGTTAAGAAGCTTTTGAGGGTGTCACCATTGGCTTCAAGTTTTGCTGTCTCTATTCTTAAGAAGAATTCTGACAAGAAGGAGGAAGAGGCTCTGATTGAGGCAGTTCAACTTGGAGCTTTTCAAAAGCTCTTGGTTTTGCTGCAGGTTGGTTGTGATGAGAGAACAAAGGAGAATGCTACAGAGTTGTTGAAACTGTTGAACGGTTATAGGAACAAAGCCAAGTGCACTGACTCATCATCGGATTTCAAGTATCTTAAGAAGTCATTCTGA
- the LOC137814945 gene encoding agamous-like MADS-box protein AGL80, whose protein sequence is MTRKKVKLAFIANDSARKATFKKRKKGLMKKVSELSTLCGIDACAIVYSPYDPQPEVWPSPMGVQRVLAKFRRMPELEQSKKMVNQESFLRQRILKAKDQLKKQRKDNREKEMTQLMFQYLSAGKIMHNISMVDLNDLAWLIDQNLKDINRRIEVLTKNTQSQTQVAAPAVTDVVAKIEDKGQGSHNGQGFDINMDLMHKQNWFMNLMNSGGGGGNETMPFGDVNHQNGFWPNPFFH, encoded by the coding sequence ATGACTAGAAAGAAGGTGAAGTTGGCATTCATAGCCAATGACTCAGCTAGGAAGGCAACGttcaagaagaggaagaagggTCTAATGAAGAAGGTGAGTGAACTTAGCACCCTCTGTGGGATTGATGCATGTGCTATAGTTTATAGTCCTTATGATCCTCAACCCGAGGTTTGGCCATCCCCAATGGGGGTCCAAAGGGTGCTTGCCAAGTTCAGAAGAATGCCTGAATTGGAGCAAAGCAAGAAGATGGTGAACCAAGAGAGTTTTCTGAGGCAGAGAATCCTAAAGGCCAAAGACCAGTTGAAGAAACAAAGGAAGGATAATAGGGAAAAAGAGATGACTCAGCTCATGTTTCAGTACCTCAGTGCTGGTAAAATTATGCACAATATAAGCATGGTTGATTTGAATGATCTGGCATGGCTGATTGATCAAAATTTGAAGGACATCAACAGGAGGATTGAGGTGTTGACTAAGAATACTCAGAGTCAAACCCAAGTTGCAGCACCAGCGGTGACTGATGTTGTTGCCAAGATTGAAGACAAGGGACAAGGGAGTCATAATGGTCAGGGATTTGACATCAACATGGATCTCATGCACAAACAGAACTGGTTTATGAATTTGATGAatagtggtggtggtggtgggaaTGAGACTATGCCTTTTGGAGATGTTAATCACCAAAATGGCTTTTGGCCAAACCCATTTTTCCATTGA